A region of the Festucalex cinctus isolate MCC-2025b chromosome 8, RoL_Fcin_1.0, whole genome shotgun sequence genome:
ACTAAGTTTATAGTAAACATTataaatttttcaaaacagAAATCGTCTACTGAAACATTTCTTCATTGCATGCATAGAGAGAAGAGGTCCAAAATAGCAATTCCAAAATAAGCTTAcagtgcttttatttatttatttattgacatttttatttctagTTCATATGGTATCATATGACCTGACAGTTTGCACTGAAGTGTATGTATTTAATAAGGCAACACATTTCTCCACTTTGGTGCATGCAATTAAGTAGAATACTGAGTGACATCTTGTACCTTTACAACAGATGCAgagcaatgtaaaaaaaaaacaaaaaaaatgtcactcacCTGCCCATTCTTCACCGCCTTCTGGACCAATATTACCCCTCCCACGTGTTCGTATCCATATTTGCTTCAAAGTGAGATTCTATCTCAGAGGCAAGGCTCCCCTCTCCACACTAATCATCGATCCTTTATCATCTCACtcacacaaaacaaataaataaataacaacagcGCACTAAAAACTTGTAATTGTGATGATCAAACCAAAAATTAAAACCCTGATTTGTCAGCCTTTACGGTATCATGGCAGAGTCGAGGAAAAGTGTGGGGTGAGAGGGGGTGGGAAAAAGTGCAATATCACAGCAATGAGATTCCACAAATCACTGCTAAATCCCTTAAAAGCTCTCGCTCGTTCTTTTCCTTCTGTGCGCATCGCGGGTGCTccaccctcctcttcctcctcttttccGCTCACTCGCTCTGCTGAACTATCTCCTCACTCACTCCGTCTCTCGGCGCACTAATGGCCACAGATTGGGATTATCATGCAGGCGTCTGTGAAGAAGCCACGAGGTGGACGAGCCCCCCCGCCACATCTGAACCAAATACAGAACTCTCTCCACTCCCCCACTATGCTGGACCTCAGTCACTTTGAGAGATTAGATGAGTGATTTGATTCATACTCTCTCACTCACACATATTCGCTCTTCCGTTCTCTTTCTTTCACCCACCTGTCAAATAGCGCAGTGGGAGAAGAAGCGAGCCTGCTTTAGATGTTTCTGAAGTTGATCACCCCAAAAATGGCCTAATATGGGGGAGTTATGTTGATGAGTCAGCACATTTAGGGCACTCATTTCGTAGACACAAATGCACAAATGCTAGTGGATCTTGATTGTTGTATGAGTGCAAGACTAACTGTGGGCACACAACGGATCCGTTTTGGGAGGGGTTCTCTCCGCGATATTGAGACTCTAGTGTGCGACTAGCATGCTAAATTTAAAAGGAAGGAGCTGCTTTGATTAGCCATGATTGAAGTCGGCTGCAACCTCCTCACAGGTCTgctgcagaattaccaacactggGTCATACCCGCCTCTGTGGAGATTATACGCCATGCGTCACGCAAAATTTGCACCAGTCCTTGAAAGTTAACCTCAACCTGAAGATAGTTCAACTTGTGTTTTGCTTGtttcattgtcttttttttttttttttttttttagggattttTGTGATGCTACAACAGAAAGGTAAAACGATGGCAGAGAGGAAAAGTGTGATTGTGTTGGCTAAGAttctttatattattttatttcatgaaaaaccGACTGTGGATTGTAAGGTAAACTATGACATCTCGGTTACAGAAGAGGTTACAAGAATGCGAATGATGTGCCATCCCTCACTGAGGTGTTCTGTTACCCTGGCAACcccactgaaaaatttctggcttcGGATCTGGGCGCGAAGGTTGTTATTTCATGGAGGGAGACTGACGTTGATTAGCATAGTGCTTTATGACTCCCTGTAACGTCTCTTTTATTAGCCTCTGAGTAATTAATTTGTCTCTCGACAACATGCCTGCTTGATTGCCTCAGATAGCTACTTGCTTGTGTttctttacatattttttttttttcagttcaaaTGAACCGACTTtagatttgttattttattttttaatgtatgttcAGTTTTAAGGGATGgtcgataccatttttttttccgaccgatactcattactcaactcttgagtagtcaccaataccgataccagatATGATACCCCTAAAATGGTCTGCTCGACCATTTGGTAGACCACATTTTGAGTCATCTGATTGGGTCATCTCTCCTACTTGGTTGAAGTATTCTATGCACAAAATAACCACTAGGGGTCACTCTACTCTTTGACAGGTAGAGCTTTCAGTCAGCTTTCAGTGAGAAACTTGCAAATCACTGCTGACATGTGCACTAACTTTGGCTGAACTTTGAAAGATAAGTTACTTTTTTCGACATGTTTTATCATTTAACATGTTACTTAGCCAAATGATGTCAATTgatacaacacaaaaacatgttataagggtgaaatattttttttaaaaacatgcttGACCAAATGGTTGATATGGCtgttcatggtaaaaaaaaattaaaaaaaaatagcatggcTGGACAGCTCAACCATATAATTTACAGGTCAGTGAAGTTGTGCTAATTTCACAGACATTTACAATTTTCTGCGCAATAGAAACACTTCTATTCATACATTGTCAATATGTTTTAGCTATAGTGTTTTTATATTGAAATTGAATGATTGATAGGTTGTCAAATTTAGCAAACATGCTAACTTTGATGAcggtgagtctttttttttttttttttttaatcctccctCCATTTGTTTTTCGGGGGGTGGACGCTAAATCATTTCATGGTTCAAGGCCAAGGAATTTTCTGGCCCTTGTACCAGTAGATCCTCAAGACTCTGAGGCTGATCTCTCATTCTGATGACGAAATTGGGTATCCTTATTATTTGCCCAACCAAGCAGAGTTGTATGGTGAATCCCCTGAATCTATGGATGAAGATGAGCTGCTCTCAACCAACACACATGCTAAGAGGAAgagaaagggggggaaaaaatacccTAAAAACAGTAACTGAAGAACTGGATGATTATGTCAACCCCtggcaagaagaaaaaaacgactgaaaacaaagaaaaataagccAGATAAATTTTGGAAGCTATTGTAGATATTGAGGACATCCAGATTTCTGATTCAAAGTTTGAACACCCTGAAATGGTCAAGACACCCTTTCAGTACTTCAAAAATGATCTTCACAGATGAAAAGATTCAACACATTGCTCATCAATCAAATTTGTACTCTGCCCGAGAGCTGTGGGATCCAATCAAGACTAATCCTGCAGAGATCGAAGATTTCCTGGCTATGCTCCTTTTCATGGGTGTTTTTGACTTCCCTGCCATGGAGGACTATACTGGCAATCTGCATCACGCTTTGATGTGATAGCTGAAATAATGCCACAGACACGATTCAAGCAGATGAATTTTGTGCAAAAACACAACAGAAAGCttctttattaaaatacaatttacttgagatcaattattttattttattacattttcctcTTTACCTTTTGTCTTTGCAGGTTCTAAACAACAATTTAATTGCTATTGCACATTATTACATTTGTTACCGTCAACATTTATCGCAACCATTTGGTAGAGGCTTATATTATAAAAACTAGGGGGCGtataaatgtaattttcatttattttttttattagtgacCCAATAACTCAGAAAATatgaacaactttttttttaatgtatttttcttgGAGTGACCATTAAAGGGATttaaaatgccccccccccccccccccaaaaaaaaaggcagataattttaaagacctataaatcccaatatagcattttttcctttaaattgcatcaaattaatggcaatatttttcttcctctaatTCCTAGCTTGATTTGATTAAAATGTCAGCCCTCACCTGATTTATACATCTCTGGCTGCAAAGAAACCACACGtttgcattcattttgttttgtttattgttagTTTCTATTAGAAAAGCTGCTCCAACGCTTGTCTGTTCAGTCATTGCAGGACAATGAAGATGCACAAATACAATATACTCATACTTGTATTGAGGGGGCCATTGGTTTACAAAGTACATCATTCATGTTTGGAAATTAAGATGCATTGCAGAGGTTGTCGCATTTTTACTGCCAACTTCGGCCAAAAGTGGAACTACAGCTTCTGTGTCAGGCTCGTCGTTTTTAAGAGTCTACAAAGTACATCATTCATGTTTGGAAATTAAGATGCATTGCAGAGGTTGTCGCATTTTTACTGCCAACTTTGGCCAAAAGTGGAACTACACCTTCTGTGTCAGGCTCGTCGTTTTTAAGAGTCTGAGCTGGAGTTTGGGCTGTGCTTGTTTTTTCTTGCTTCAGTTTCCATCCCAACTGTGTTGAATGCTAGCTAACACAACACTTTTGTCCGCGGGgacgagcatgacgtcatgatgacgtgatgatgatgaaaatcttttacactaacattttaaactctGCGATGCATCCTTAAAGCAACGGTGTAAGAAAATTTCACTTGGTAAAAGAAGGCACAATCTTCTCAACTCCCTCTATACCCGGGGGGGGGGTGCGatgcgagatccggtcctcgagggccgcagtcctgctggttttggatatttcccttcttcaacacagctgattcatgatcagctcatcagcaagctctgcagaaacctgataacgggcctgttaattggaatcagctgcacttcgagtagggaaatctgcaaaacctgcaggactccggccctcgaggaccgcagtttgccacccctgctctatacTCACTATTTGGCATGTGATTGTTTGATATTTTTGTCCCAGAAGAGTTTTCCATTTAAATATGAACTGTAAAAACTGCACCGTTTAGTGAATGATGAAATacctaaaagaaaaacaaagtacCATCAAGTACCATCATCATGACCAACACATGACTTCACAACATTCCTAAGATTCATCCTATTCTATCTGTTAGTGACGCCTAAATTATAATTCATGCATTTATGTTTCACCTCAACTACTGTAAACGTACTTCTCTCTGTTCTTCATTCGTCTAGTGTTAAAAGTCTGCAGCTTGACGTCTGACTATCATATTACCCCGATACTAACCGACTTGCTTTAGCTTCCGGTCCACTTGAAATGCAATTTCAAGGTTTTGTTACttacatataaaatattacACGGCTCAATACCTTTCTATCTCATTGATTGTATCGTACGTTCTGTTCCGAAATCAATTTGACTTGATCAATGTTAAAATAGAGCGGCATAGTAGGCCTATGTGCTCATCAAAAACGTAAGCCACTGTAACCTTGTGCAGTTTGAGCATTAGCACCGCGCTTGCATCATACAGTACCTAGAATCTCAGTTTACATCTCTCAAACACAGAACCAACTGgaattttttgattttatggAGCTTTGTGCACCTGTgttgtgaaaaatgtgtttcacAGGGTGGCAAATGAATGAGCTCACACTGTGGTGAAGGTGGGAAATATTAGGGCAAGTTTGAAAGctgtattttcttttaacaTTAGGCATGGGCATCAAATGCTTGTACAGTACTTTGACAGGTTGTGGCAACACCAGTTCCAAaacgtattttattttgactctTGTTTATAAAGCTGTATCTCACTGTTCCTCTTGCTACCTTAACtacatggattaaaaaaaatacatacagtttGGCATTAGAAGGATATGCTGGAGGACAGGAGGGCACATTAACTTCTTTTGGTGTACTCTAAAGGGAGCCCGGATACCTCtagtctccaagttcggtcctcgagggcccccatccagcctgttttccatgtttctctccactaacacacctgattcatgatcaggatcgttatcaggcttctgcaatgATTggtgatcattagattcagctgtgctgaaggacagagacatggaaaacaggctggataggggccctcgaggaccgaacttggagacccctgctctagTAGTACTTTGAGGATCCCTGGACTACAACATGACATAAGAATACAAGCTCACTTACTTCCATAATTACCGTTTTATTTATTAGtatcaatcatttatttatggACGACTATGATTTTAGTGGTAGTTAATGGCACAATAATCCAGCCCATACACATCACTGCACTAGGAAAGGAACTTCTTCTTAAACCTCTTTAATGTTCCTAAGAATTTGTCAAAAACTACCCTAAGAAGACCGACTTCTCCAGGCCATCCTCCGCTTTGGTATACTCCAGGTGAGATTTGAAATACTGGCTTTTATACCGTGGGCTGTTCCGGACGTACTCTAGGTAGTCTGGCGTGCCAGGACAGATGACGTTATCGGCCAGCAGGATGCTCCCTTTCCTGAGGAGGCCGCACTCCTGATGAAACAAAGTTGGTGTCAAGCAGGCTAACGTCAAAACGCCATCAGTAGAAAATGACCTGCCTCAATCAGTTTGGTGTCCGGAAGATAACGATCCTTCCAGTGATCCAAGAAAACCAAGTCAAATGTTTTTACTCCAAACTTCTCTTTCAGGTTGGGGATCCACTCACCAGATTCTCCTTCAACTAACTGCACCTGCAGAaagaaacacacgcacacaccgatCTTGGACCATTCTGTTTGGCTGGTTTGAAATCACGCTTTTACCTTATCACCAACACCGGCCCATGCAATGACTTGCCGAGCGATAGCGGCATAGTCCGGATTAAATTCAAGCGTGATGAGCTTTGCGTGAGGTGGCAGCAAACTGGCGATGCGAACTGTGGAGTAGCCACAGTAGGTGCCCAGCTCAAGCACACAAGCCGGATTGGCCTCAGACACCACAGAGTCAAGAATGCAACCTATGGCAAACAtggaaaaaacaataataatatatatcttTTATTTAACACAGGGTGTTTATTTCTACATTAGTACAAAGTGTAAGTACTTTTGCCATTCCTGAGAGTTTATAAGTTACTACCTTTCTCGTCGCCTACATTCATGGCCCACTCGTTGTGGTTGCAGAATTCATCAATGGTTTTGACCACGCTGCGAGGGTCCCCTCTTGTGGCCTTTTTCTGTACTGCAGCCAGGAGCCTCTGGAAGAAAATCCAAACAGTATGgcctggactggactggactggactgcttTTTTATATAGAAAAGAAACAATTTAAATATTCATACTGTATGTCCATATGTTTGATACTTTTGTTACttaagtagaaataaatacaataccTAAATTTAAAACGACTAAATTCACACTTTTCAAAGGAGCATTTGAATGAAAGGCTACtgtaaattgtagttattagaAAGTGTTTTTGAACAAGATTTTCTGTAGGAGATATCACACAagaaaataccttttttttcccctcccaacaaagaaaaaaacccgACATTTTTCCTGAACCAAGGAATTTGATTTAAACTTCTGTGGATTTTATTCAGGTTGAAGTGGCCATTCCAACCAGACTCAACTTTTTGGGCATATTTGGAAACTGTTGTCACATTACTATTGATAATTCCTTCCCCCCCGCTCAAACTTTATTTTAGCCTGTCAACTCACTACATCGCGCTGAGAGCAAGCTCCTCTGCTCCAGTTTACTCCCTGGCCCGACACCTCCCCCTTGTGCCACGGTGCGGCACTGCAACACTATCACCCATCATTCTGTTCTTAAAGGGCCAGTGTTGGCTTGTGACACTATTCTGATAGTGATTTTTATTATCCACTTAAGACTATCATTGCTaccaaaatgtatacattttttttgctaacacAGTTTGGTTGTTATGATGACTATCTGCATGGCTGACAATGTTATTCTGTTTGAATTCATGTACATCCTCCATCTCCTTATATGCCAATTAAGACATGCCGTCTATAAACttctatttttgtaatatttatatcCATGCTTAGTGTGCATTATCAGTGGCCACACAAATGTGCTGATTTAGCTTGCAAAAGTCACTACTGTGCTAGTTCTGATGTCACTTCATCTCATGGAGGctaaaatctatggggagaggtttgtcgaaattattttttatttaaccaagcgaaaatatatttttgccaGTTGTATCAATTATTTGATAGAATTTTCAGTCAGATATTTGAATTCCAAAATATTTGATCGCTGCAACCCTAAACAGCCACAGCGAAGTCACACCTGAGGACGTGTGGACTGGGTCAGCGTGTCCAGTATCCACTCCACAATGACATCATGCCAAACGAGCGCCAGGCCTCCATGATACTGTACAGCGCCAGGGATCACCCATTTATACAGAGCATAGAGTAGAACTGCTCCACCAGCACAGTAACCAACAACCCCCCACATCCTACAAACAACAGggagaaagaacaaaaaataataataatttaggcAGGGTTGACGTTGTGTTGCAGTGCTGTCAGTCATCACCATAGCGATAAATGGAAGCTCTCATATCTGCTTTCACACTGGCGCTGCCTTTGTACTAGGCTAATGAGATGGGTGTTTACTATGCAGTGAATATCTTTCTCCCACACGCGCATTGTGATGAATATAATTTCCTATGAACCGCAATAAGAAGAGAGTTCACACAGTctgtgttggtgtatttttacCACACACAGATAATATATCAAGGAGGACATAAAAGTGTGCATGAAATAGGTCTGGGGAAAAGCAACATGAGATACCCCACGCCAAAGCTCCTTTTGTGAGAATGTAGTGCAGATATGGCAGGCAACAGTCGCTACTTGCACAGTAATGCAACTATGAAAGACCAGCCACGGTTGAGCTAATTCCTTGTGATTTGGGGTTTGAGTTGCATGGCAACTGGCTGCGGGTTAGGAACTGTGTCATAAAAAGCAGACTACAAGGACTTTAACCTTTACGTGTGCACTACAAAAATCCCACGCTGCCTCCTTGTACAGGCAAAACAAGACGTGCAAGTTGACGTCACCTGAAATCAACATGCGTGCATAAACATAATGGCATGGTAAGCATACAGAAATTACTGTAAATGACAGAAATATACAACACGTGCTGTTGTTAAAAGTATTTGTCACGTGTGGGTCATAATGAAGGAAATCATGTTTACAACACCTGTTGAACAAAAAAACTCTCCCCGTTTAACCACACAGAAAATCATACTCACATTTGAGAACGGAGCAGTCTGTCCCTCCTCACTACTGGAGGCAAAACTTGCAAAGGTCAGTCACACGGAGACATGTCAtctgtttgttttcacatttaACTCCTCCCTCTGCTTCCATCGCCCCCCTTCCTCACCGCATCTCAATGGGAGCATGCAAGGAATGCACGGTGGGTTGGTCaagtcacacacaaactcagtcATAGCTCCGCCTCCTTAGCACAAATATGGGTTTAATTTAAGTGATTGGCGTTTCTTAATACAAAATGTCAGTCATTTCATCGTGGTCTTCTACCACTGTTGCAGTCAAACTGTAAAGTACTTTATAAACAACAGAATAGAAATCAAACTTAAGTTGGTCATTCTGTCTGAATCCAACGAGGCTCTCATGAATATGCAAACAGCCTGGGGAAAAACAATGATGCCAGCGCCAGACACACACAATAGCCCCTAAGTCCAATGACGTAAGACGAGAAGTTTAGCTGGTGATCCACGGATGTTTCAGGCACTGGGCCGCCGTGGCTCTTTTGTCCGGCAGAAGATGCAACATGGTCAAGAGGAAGGAGCTAAAATGAGCCGCTTCGTCCTGAGGCCACTCGTACTTGTCCAGCAGAATTTCTAACAAGCTCCACGGCTTCAGCTTGGAGATGCGCCTCAGCTGTCCTGGATGGAGTTGACAACAGAGTCAATTAGTTTGCTCGACGTACACCTGGAAACAACTAATGTGGGGTCCCGACTAGAATTTCAAATCCACTTGACATAAGTCACACCAAATTGTATGTAGCTGAGGGGAAGAGCtgataaactaaataaaaataaataaataaagtccacACTTTAAAGACACTCAATAAAATGCATGCATTGGATCTGGATTCTGCAGGATGTAACTAATGTTATGGCTAGCGAGTGTACATTGAGATGTTTTTACCTTTTTGATTGAAGAATCTTTTGGACTTTTTCCCTGAGAGGGCAAACTTGGATGGAAGGGGTCCCAAGAGCTCgataatatgtgcaatatgatctAAAATCAACAATATCATCTATTACTGCCACtttattattacaataataattcAAGAAACCAAACCCAACCTTCTTCACGTGAGAATGTGGTCCCTGCCTGGGGGTCAAACAGATAGTCCCCTGTTGCTAGCTCAAAAGCCTACAGTATACACAAAAAGACACATCATGTTGTTTGGGAGGGCTATGATAATGTTGAGATTTTATTGGCTTACCATGCATGCAGTGCTCCAGATGTCAGCTGGAGTGCTGTAGTCAGCACCAATCAGAACCTCCACAGAGCGGTATTGACATGTCTGGATGTCCTCCGTAAAGTGTTTGT
Encoded here:
- the comtb gene encoding catechol O-methyltransferase B, whose translation is MMWGVVGYCAGGAVLLYALYKWVIPGAVQYHGGLALVWHDVIVEWILDTLTQSTRPQRLLAAVQKKATRGDPRSVVKTIDEFCNHNEWAMNVGDEKGCILDSVVSEANPACVLELGTYCGYSTVRIASLLPPHAKLITLEFNPDYAAIARQVIAWAGVGDKVQLVEGESGEWIPNLKEKFGVKTFDLVFLDHWKDRYLPDTKLIEECGLLRKGSILLADNVICPGTPDYLEYVRNSPRYKSQYFKSHLEYTKAEDGLEKSVFLG